A genomic region of Alnus glutinosa chromosome 11, dhAlnGlut1.1, whole genome shotgun sequence contains the following coding sequences:
- the LOC133881895 gene encoding beta-galactosidase 3-like, with protein sequence MYIKQRYSSSRQTDWLATERWPHYNLFFPHSIFFFFSLSLSLRGRHLFELLVTVGTKQQNGSEKWVLVLLQSGGINNHFFNSHISHCFISQSVCVCARGEKMEANSASKWVLLCMVLFVSLQLTMCHVTYDRKALVINGRRRILFSGSIHYPRSTPEMWESLIQKGKDGGLDAIDTYVFWNVHEPSPGNYNFKGRYDLVQFIKMVHKAGLYVHLRIGPYVCAEWNFGGFPVWLKYVPGISFRTDNEPFKLAMQRFTQKIVQMMKDEKLFESQGGPIILSQIENEYQPEGRAFGTAGHAYMTWAAKMAVGMGTGVPWVMCKQDDAPDPVINTCNGFYCDYFSPNKPYKPTLWTETWSGWYTEFGGPIHQRPVEDLAFAVARFIQKGGSFVNYYMYHGGTNFGRTAGGPFITTSYDYDAPVDEYGLIRQPKYGHLKELHKAIKLCERALVSADPTVISLGNYEKAQVFSSKSGGCAAFLSNYNPRSAARVTFYNKHYHLPPWSISILPDCNNVVFNTAKVGVQTSQMQMLPTNIEFHSWDTFNEDLLSADDESKMSVFGLLEQLNVTRDTSDYLWYTTNVDISSSESFLHQGQHPTLTVQSTGHAMHVFINGHLSGSAFGTRESLRFTYTGNVDLKAGRNRISLLSIAVGLPNNGPHFEMRSTGILGPVVIHGLDQGKRDLSWQKWSYKVGLKGEAMNLGSRNSLSSVDWMQGSHVAEKQQPLTWYKTHFDAPEGEEPLALDMTGMGKGQVWINGQSIGRYWNVYARGNCSGCSYSDTFRPIKCQFGCGHPTQQWYHVPRSWLKPTKNLLVFFEEIGGDSSRIKLVKRSVTNICAEVSEYHPSIENWQVEGDGKSELLGMPKVSLHCAPGQYISAIKFASFGTPSGTCGSFQHGTCHAPSSGTVLEKKCVGQQKCSVTVSNGNFGADPCPNLLKKLSVEAVCAPTDTATARPNSRV encoded by the exons atgtatataaagcAACGATATAGTAGTTCGAGACAAACAGACTGGCTTGCTACAGAGAGGTGGCCACATTACAATCTCTTCTTCCCAcattccatcttcttcttcttctctctctctctctctctccgtggACGCCACCTTTTTGAGTTGCTTGTCACTGTGGGCACAAAGCAGCAAAATGGTTCAGAGAAATGGGTTCTTGTTTTGTTGCAGAGTGGTGGTATAAACAACCACTTCTTCAATTCCCACATCTCACATTGCTTCATTTCTcagtctgtgtgtgtgtgtgcgcgcggaGAGAAAATGGAAGCTAACTCAGCTTCCAAATGGGTTTTGCTCTGTATGGTTTTGTTTGTCAGTCTACAGCTGACAATGTGCCATGTCACCTACGATAGGAAGGCACTTGTCATTAATGGGCGGAGGAGAATTCTCTTTTCTGGCTCAATACACTACCCCAGGAGCACCCCCGAg ATGTGGGAAAGTCTAATACAGAAAGGCAAAGATGGGGGTTTGGATGCTATAGATACCTATGTGTTTTGGAATGTTCATGAACCTTCTCCTGGCAAT TATAATTTTAAGGGGAGATATGACTTGGTTCAGTTTATCAAGATGGTCCACAAAGCTGGGCTATACGTGCATCTTCGCATTGGGCCTTATGTTTGTGCGGAGTGGAATTTTGG GGGGTTTCCGGTTTGGTTGAAATATGTTCCAGGCATTAGCTTTAGAACAGATAATGAGCCTTTCAAG TTGGCAATGCAAAGATTTACCCAGAAAATTGTTCAAATGATGAAAGATGAAAAGCTGTTTGAGTCTCAAGGTGGCCCCATTATCCTCTCTCAG ATTGAGAATGAATATCAGCCTGAAGGCAGAGCATTTGGAACTGCAGGTCATGCATACATGACTTGGGCTGCAAAGATGGCTGTTGGAATGGGCACCGGGGTCCCATGGGTTATGTGCAAGCAAGACGATGCCCCGGACCCAGTG ATAAACACATGCAATGGCTTTTATTGTGACTACTTCTCTCCAAACAAACCGTACAAACCCACACTATGGACTGAGACATGGAGTGGCTG GTATACAGAATTTGGTGGCCCAATTCACCAGCGACCGGTGGAAGATTTGGCATTTGCAGTCGCTCGTTTCATTCAGAAGGGAGGCTCCTTTGTAAATTATTACATG TACCATGGAGGAACAAACTTTGGAAGAACTGCCGGTGGCCCTTTCATTACTACCAGCTATGACTATGATGCTCCCGTTGATGAATATG GCTTGATAAGGCAGCCCAAGTATGGCCATCTGAAGGAACTCCATAAGGCTATTAAGTTATGTGAACGAGCTTTGGTTAGCGCTGATCCTACTGTCATATCCTTGGGAAATTATGAAAAG GCACAAGTATTCTCTTCCAAGTCAGGAGGCTGTGCAGCTTTTCTCTCGAATTACAATCCAAGGTCAGCTGCAAGGGTGACTTTCTATAACAAGCACTACCACCTGCCACCTTGGTCCATAAGCATCCTTCCTGATTGCAACAATGTTGTCTTCAACACTGCTAAA GTTGGAGTTCAGACATCCCAAATGCAAATGTTGCCCACTAATATTGAGTTTCATTCATGGGATACATTTAATGAAGACTTATTGTCAGCTGATGATGAATCAAAGATGAGTGTCTTTGGTCTCTTGGAGCAGTTGAACGTCACCAGAGATACTAGCGATTATCTCTGGTACACTACCAA TGTTGATATTAGTTCATCAGAATCATTTCTGCATCAAGGCCAACATCCAACTCTCACTGTGCAGTCAACTGGCCATGCTATGCATGTCTTCATCAATGGCCATCTTTCAG GGTCGGCCTTTGGGACTCGGGAGAGCTTGAGATTTACTTATACAGGGAATGTTGACCTGAAAGCTGGAAGGAACAGAATTTCACTACTCAGTATAGCTGTTGGATTGCCA AACAATGGTCCACACTTTGAGATGAGAAGCACCGGAATCCTTGGACCAGTTGTCATACATGGGCTAGACCAGGGAAAAAGGGACTTGTCCTGGCAGAAATGGTCTTACAAG GTTGGGCTTAAAGGAGAAGCCATGAATTTAGGTTCTCGAAACTCTCTCTCATCAGTTGATTGGATGCAAGGGTCCCATGTGGCAGAGAAACAACAGCCACTGACATGGTATAAG acCCATTTTGATGCACCAGAAGGAGAAGAGCCATTGGCTTTGGACATGACAGGTATGGGGAAGGGTCAAGTGTGGATCAATGGACAGAGCATTGGAAGATATTGGAATGTCTATGCTAGAGGTAATTGCAGTGGATGCAGTTATTCTGATACCTTCCGGCCTATAAAGTGCCAATTTGGTTGTGGCCATCCAACTCAACAATG GTACCATGTTCCTCGGTCATGGTTGAAGCCAACCAAAAATCTATTGGTATTTTTTGAGGAAATTGGTGGGGATTCATCTAGAATTAAACTTGTGAAGAGATCAGTTACAAATATCTGCGCAGAGGTCTCTGAGTATCACCCAAGCATTGAGAATTGGCAGGTTGAGGGAGATGGAAAATCAGAACTGCTAGGCATGCCTAAAGTTAGCCTACATTGTGCACCTGGACAATACATTTCTGCAATTAAATTTGCAAGTTTTGGAACCCCATCTGGGACTTGTGGGAGTTTCCAACATGGGACCTGTCATGCACCAAGCTCCGGCACTGTCTTAGAGAAG AAATGCGTCGGTCAGCAGAAATGCTCGGTGACGGTATCAAACGGTAACTTTGGTGCAGACCCATGTccaaacttgttaaaaaaattatcagtgGAAGCTGTATGTGCCCCTACAGATACTGCAACAGCCAGACCCAATTCAAGGgtttga